In a single window of the Palaemon carinicauda isolate YSFRI2023 chromosome 10, ASM3689809v2, whole genome shotgun sequence genome:
- the LOC137648011 gene encoding uncharacterized protein encodes MARPSLTYDYDIELRRSSDNGNADALLRLPLPDCDSDASDKFVNWTQEATAFNRHQVNSLPVTAKSVTRETLHDAVLARALYYTRNGWPDSEDVAQELKPFHSRQREFSIEKGCLLWGARVVIPSRYRTQILEELHGGHPGIVRMKGLARLYVWWPNIDQDIENTVQGCSACKATQPMPTRAKELMGRQLRTRLDLIYPDASQRIERKASETEKPMRELNIGDVVLRHIDQMRLISNDSQDNKNELLARDFSELISYPDPPLPKEFINTREESGYEVAGAEKNEIPNVEEKEAAAAEKLS; translated from the exons atggctagacCATCACTAA cttatgattatgacattgaattacGTCGTTCAAGTGACAATGGAAATGCTGATGCACTCTTACGGTTGCCTTTACCAGATTGTGATTCCGATGCATCAGATAAGTTTGTAAACTGGACACAagaagcaactgcatttaacaGGCACCAGGTGAACTCTCTTCCTGTAACTGCGAAATCTGTTACAAGGGAAACTTTGCATGATGCTGTACTGGCTAGAGCTTTATATTACACAAGAAATGGATGGCCAGACTCTGAGGACGTTGCACAGGAACTGAAACCTTTCCATAGCCGTCAGCGTGAGTTTTCAATTGAAAAGGGATGTCTTCTATGGGGTGCCAGGGTGGTAATACCGTCCAGATATAGAACTCaaatcttagaagagctacatggtggtcatccggggattgttaggatgaagggattagctcgcttgtatgtgtggtggccgaatatcgatcaagatattgaaaacactGTGCAAGGGTGCTCGGCTTGTAAGGCTACTCAGCCAATGCCGACTCGTGCTAAGG AGCTCATGGGTCGCCAGTTGCGCACTCGCCTTGATTTAATATACCCAGATGCATCtcagagaattgaaagaaaagcctcagagaccgagaaaccaatgagggaactcaatataggggacgtggtactg aggcatattgatcaaatgagactGATCTCCAATGATTCTCAAGATAACAAAAATGAACTTTTAGCACGTGATTTTTCAGAGTTGATcagctatccagacccgccattaccgaaagagttcataaatactcgTGAAGAGTCAGGTTATGAAGTTGCAggtgcagagaagaatgaaatcccaaatgtagaagaaaaggaagCGGCAGCTGCAGAAAAATTATCGTGA